From the Porites lutea unplaced genomic scaffold, jaPorLute2.1 SCAFFOLD_104, whole genome shotgun sequence genome, the window TACCAAGATTTACCAACCAGAGGAGCTCACGCTGTGGAACATTTCACCATCAATGGAACTCTGTTTCTCGCCTTCGCAAACTATGTTAGTCACCCCGAAGGACATGAAGCACACTCTTTCATCTACAAGTTCAACGATTTGACTGGAAAATTCTTTCTTTACCAGAGAATAGCTACGAATGGAGGGCACGACGTGGAATATTTTACAATTTCTGGTGAACATTACCTTGCTGTTGCTAATGTTTTTAAAGGAACTACAAACAGAATAGGCTCAGTTATTTATAGCTGGAATGGACAACTCTTTGTTGTCTTTCAAGAAGTTGCAACTATAAGCGGAgttgcttgaatttttttagaATAGCGAAAGAACCATTTCTTACTACATGCAATCTTTGGGACGGCGTTACGCATAGTATCAACTCCACCATCTACAAGTGGAAAAACAACATGTTTGAAAAGTTTCAGGAGATAGCGACAGAGGGATGTCGGGCAAGTGCTGCGTTTGTAATTAGCAATGAAAGCTACATCGCTTTTGCTAACCAGGCCACTGAATGGGCACAGTCAACAGTCGTTTATAAGTGGTCAGGGAAAGACTTCGTTAAACAGCAGACTCTTCGATCTAATAGTGCATATGATGTAAAGCCCTTTTACATTAATAACAATGCGTTTCTCGCTATTGCTTCCCAACCCGATGAGTCGTACATTTACAAGTGGTATGGCAGTAAGTTTGGCCTTCTTCAGTCCATTCCTACTCATGGGGCCAGGGCCTCGTATCCATTCGTCATGTGTGGTCAAACGTTTCTGGGTGTGGCtgatcgagacaaaacaacgaCAGTGCTCTATCGGTTCTCCGCTCACGGCCAGTTCACAAAATATCAAGACCTTTTAAGCTTTGGAGCCATTGATATGAAGTCATTTGAATACAAGGGTCATACTTACCTGGCTATTGCTAATTCAAGAAATAATAGCCAAACGAACATTGATAGTACGGTGTACGCGTGGATCTAAAAAGAATGCTTATACATTTATTAGTTCACGTAATTAGTTCAAAAGTTGTTTTAAGATTTGTCTCATCTTTAaagtttcgtttttgtttcacTAAATGGGTCAAGGTTAGTCTTCATTTTGTCCACATAggaattttcctgttttgatcttttgtttttacttgtacttgaatttatgcttagctcgcgaatttacttaatgcaattttggaATATTCTTTGCTTGTCATTGTCAGATGTTAGTTTTTTAGGTGGTCGTGTCTTTtatgttagagctgaccttaGTTCATTAGTCTCGTTGAAGTTCTTGTTTCGGTTTGTTAACCAGcgttttagtttttcattggtTTGTAGCTACTTGCCGATCGCAACCATTACCACGATCACGAgttaacccaaacatgtccagctttggctataaaaaccgctactatacttgaactagttAGGAGAGTAAGGATTGAGTAAAGAAGAAGAGTAAGAATATTAACATTAAGATTGTTAGCAGAAgtcaaagaaaagtaaagaccAAGACGTAAATCTGATTCCTGGTACCTTAAATGGCCACTACTACTATAAAAGGCGCAGGCAGGCGCTTAGATCAACcctggggggtactccctataaaaGACCTATACggagaggctccgcccgaaagggctATCTTTTTTAGGCTTTAGatgtatgaaagggtagggatatCACTAGttgaggtatatgaaagggtagaggAATCTGTCACTTCGGTCGATAAAATAGCCCCAGCTTGTCTAACAGGTACATTTTATGCTGGTTTTCTGATTTATTcatatacagttgaacctccattgaggacggtgcccactaatgggaagtattttttcccagataatgactatgtgacacaagtagatcatatcagcggctattgaaatccaaaaagaaaactgggggtaaccacgcatttttcagagataactgcgcttcaatatggagaaaaacgctgaataggcattttttagaaaaatgataaaaagttattttttccccaaatttcaGAGTGTACACGTAAACCGGCACAAATACAATGATAATTGcaacaaggtttcaaaataagcaacaaCTGATAAGATAACAACTGCTCTTTCtacgtctttttttgaaatatcagcacaactGGGAAGTTATCAGCAGTTACCCCTCTCCACGCGTTTGCCTTAAAAATAGTGTAAAGGACATTTTCCccgaaccaaaaattgatcCTTTGCTGAGTAGGCATATTACTTTCACTTGGTAAGATAAAAAGTAGGGGCTACCACGcgtttttagaagttaaattggTTAGTTTCGACCTTAACTTAATCGCTTTGggggttatttacaatttttcccaTCCCCTCCCTGGTCAGTTTCACTATTGCTTCACTCAACGCGGAGTACTCTGGGATATCCACAATGGCTGACAGTCAGAGAACAACAACTCAcggaagagagaaaaaacagaaagtgaagcaGAACATTTCATGGACTATAAGGGAAACAAATTATACTATTGCATTTAACAGGAGCTTCTCCGtctcaaaaatttaacaaaaaattttgGGAGAATAGCAATCTCCAAGGTATTAAAGATTACTTCCAACGCACATAGAGTAGTATGGCGAGCTCAAGATCCAAGGCTGCGCtgttattacatctttagcctttgaaaactgtaaaaaagaatgcaatatgctttaaattattctggttcaaggtttttgtccactgaaaatcaaaattattcaatttcctggtggattccatcttaagGTCACATGAGTAAAATAAGCGGttatacaaacaaaatgaaataagaaaacaGCACTGTACAACTGATCAACAGGTTAGTAAAGGCTGCCGAATCAGTGAAAGATTCAGGCAATTccacttttttacaaaaaggtcAACTCTGCTAGTTAAAAACAGCAGAAAAACTAAGTTTCTGCATTCATTTTCCAtagaacaaaatgcaaaattgttaccttttttgtctgtGCTTGTCGTTTAGgttaaaagttaagaaaaggtaccttttttgaaAAGGAAGTCAGATATTTTCAGCTTTCGAGTGAATGCTATTTTGACGTCAATATTGTCCGCTCTTCATCCATTTCTCACATGTTTTAAAGCGcaaaagaggtaccttttttcGGCTTTCAAGCGATCTCATGAAAGACACAGAAAAGGTgccttttttgcagttggaaGCGATGTTCTTAAAAGCGTGAAAAAGGTTCCTTTTTGGCGGTTGGAAGTGATGTTCTCAAAAGtgcgaaaaaggtacctttaatattttaaaactgcgaAATGACACTGTACATGTTACAGTGTCAAGCTCAGCAACTAGTTTCAAACTTGGCCGATAAACAGGGAATATTTATCTCTTGACTAGTGGATTAGTaaattcagacaaaaaattcataaaaatgacACCAAACGGTTGACATCTGTCAATCAGTAGGATCCTAAATGGCTTCCCATGGCTTGAAAACACTAttaaaggtacctttttcgcaCTTTTGAGAACATCACTTCCAACCGCCAAAAAGGAACCTTTTTCACGCTTTTAAGAACATCGCttccaactgcaaaaaaggcACCTTTTCTGTGTCTTTCATGAGATCGCTTGAAAGCcaaaaaaaggtacctcttCTGCACTTTAAAACATGTGAGAAATGGATGAAGAGCGGACAATATTGACGTCAAAATATCATTCACTCGAAAGCTGAAAATACctgacttctttttcaaaaaacgtaccttttcttaacttttaacCTAAACGACTGCATTGCATGTTGATCATGATTCTCTGACtgttaaaaaaacaaccaaCCAACGATTTATTGCTTTATTCTTTTCTCCTTGAGTATTTGATTGATATTTTGGATAAAAACACCCTTCAGAAAAACCTGCCTTCTATTACTATTACTGACCCAATCAGAAAATCTCTCAGGCCAGCCCCATAAAAACCCTCATCGATTGAGataagcggggggggggggggcataaaatagaaataatgCATATCGCGATGTAATAAATCAAGCTAGGCTTGGGCTCTTGTGCATATACACCTTCTAAAATTTCAGTAAATTATCTAAGTTAAAGAAGTTCCCTCCAGTAATAACACAACCAAGCGAAACCTTGCTACATAAAAAAAACCCAACCAAGAGTACAAACCTTCGACTTTCTGCCACAACGCCGTGCGCCATCTTGTTGAGCTCCTCGTGTTCCTCGCTCGGGTTTTCAGTGCGATTAATTACAACCCGGCGTGGCGGAACAGGTGATTCTGGACTAGATAGAGCCATGGTTACCCTCTGATTATAGCAATTTAGAGGAAAAAGCCatcattttcgaaatttttacaCTCCAATCCCTCTTGTGGTGAATATTCTCTCGTTTCCCGCAATTTTGATTATTACCGCCATACCTTGCGGGCGCAAATGAGCCTAGGCCCCAGATCCTCCTCTGTGATCTGTGTCTGGGGTGTTCGATTCCACCCTTCTCCCACAAAGGACGGGAAGTTTGGGATAGCTGTAAGTACGTTCAAGCAAGATTTCTAAAGCCTGACGCACTCGAAGCGCCAAGCACCGCAAAGGTTTTGCTGCTCAAGAAGATATTTTTCGTGCTGCATCAGTTCAAGTATGCCGTATCCTCTATTAGCCCCCCTCTCAATCTCTAATAAGGCTcctccctctaataagcccccccccccccttttcgggggaagaaagttaataagtcccccttcccctcccctaattattcttcactaataaatgatagactgtataaTCAATCTTGACCGTAAAACTTCGTGTGCACTGAGACAGAATGGTTCATTTGCCAActctggaagttcggatttggtTCTGATCCTAGGgtgcatgacctccaaccttcttgtgCTTgaacttttccactttgtacTCTAGTTCTTTACGGAGAACTCATACCAtcatcttttctaaattaaataagcccccgtctctattaagtcccctctcaaatgggcttgaaattgCTTAGATCCTCATGGCCCCTCAGTCCCATCAACTCAACGAACATTTTTCCACTCGATTATTGGCACCTCATTCATGTTTTCTTATTttggcaaaaaagcaaaaacatgcaATTTAAATAACGTCAAAGATGTTTTTATTgagaattattattcattcaaaatatttccccgattctgattggctaaaagcacacattTAATTTACTATAACcggttactgatgaccaaatttgaagaattttgtgtttagcgaggaaatgacgtcaaaaatgcagctttcttgcaggttaaaGCACAGtcaaccgagaagacctggggacaaggttgagttgttttggttgtgaacttgaaactCGTttcatttcactcgtttcaagagtaagaactaggcgaaaaacaagctaaaaacatggcaagagaagcaagaagacaactcgaagggcgaaatctgctatttggagaattcttgcggagctgaacaacccccaacgtgcactatcgaagataaacttaacatcgatggaggtaagcgtGTTTTAGTCATGTTTTTAAacaaggaattattttgaatgaataataaaaacaattattgaattcggctttcgtatcatatggagaattatggagatctcgaagggtgttatccgtcgaggccgtaacACCCTCTTCGATCTCGATAATTCTTCacaagatactcagcctcattcattaattgctaattaattTCTGCTAAAAACTTTCCTCTTGAATCTATTACCGCCCCGGACGAATCTTCAAtagtttcttttcaattttgcaaTATTGAACCACATGCAACAACCATactgcgcttgggctgcctgttaGATCAGCTGGCCCTCCCATTTTTTTGTGCGCGCGCGCGTGTGTTAGAGTTATGGCGATGAAGCTGCGAGAGAATTTCAAAACGTCTCCTCTTCTTCCCCAAGGAGAGCGGCTTTGCAGCTCCTCTGCCAAAACTCTGTACGCGCTTCTGATCCCGCTGACTACGCAGGCTGCAGATAGTGAAGAAACGAAAACAGCTAGCATGTGACAGcttaatgaattgtttttatttttacgtgAGAGATCGAGCAATCtaaaaaaagtcttaaaaatataaaTCTAGCACGCTATGACCCAGGCGTTTTGCAAAAACATTCCTGGGTAAAGGGCTCAGTCCTGATTAGATCCCAGGTGCCTTACTGCTAATACGGTTCTTGTTATGCTTCTACTTTTACTTCCTATTCAAACGTTTGAAGATTACTTTCTCGACATGATCATTACTGGTTATCTGTTTATACTCGTGTGGTCTGCAATTGTCTGATTACTGGGGAAGCTCCTTCTCCATATTTAATCACCACTAGCTTCAGGTGGCACGTTGTAATACGGACGATCTTCATCGTGTTCGTTTAGATTCAATTATGGTGTATCCCTCTCCATTATCACCTCCAGTTTTTCGATCAGTTGATAGAAACTAGGAGGAGAGCGAGGTTCCTCGTTCCAGCAGTCAGCCATCAGCTCATATCTgttatggacaaaaaaaaacaaaccaattgGGGTTAGTCAGAGTTCCAATCCATTATTACATGTATAGACACCGTTTTTCCGATTTAGTGGAAGAGGTTTCCTTTAGACCAGATAATAGCCACTCACGCCGGATCATTAGGCTTGTCGGTTTCTTGCcaagcctgcgagcaagctctccatttgggggatctATTCAAGTACACGCACGTGCGACACGCGAGAGGAAAAACGACAGTGAGGGGCCCCCCGCTCGCGCGTACTTGTGCGGTTCGTTTTCCTcgcccaaatggagagcttgttcgcaggctaattctTGCTCTGTCGATCTCTGTTAAATAACACTATCATATTACTGTatgaaacaaatatttaagCTAAGATTTTGCCGTCTGTCTGTTCAGTAATGACTTTGATCGAAGAAAACGTCAAAATCGAAACCGACTTGTCCTCTGCAACTTTCAAGGCTATTTATAACTAAAAAGACGCACGGACAGTTCTAAGACGATTCTGATCAAGAAACTTACACATCATCGGAGCACATGTCAGGCCTTTCCATGCGATAACCAGTGCCAAGCAGTCGATACAACTCTGAGTTGGTCAGCGTGGGGTATGGTGCGCCTCCTGATCACGTTATccgaaagaaaaaatatacatgttATCATTTGAAAATACGGCTCATTCCCCTGGATAGCTTTTTCCTGGAAATGTCAATGTCGACGACTCTTGATTCCCCCGCAATAATAATGCCGTTTTGCAATAGAATAGTGATTGAGCAGGGGTCAGAATTGCATTAAAATGTGTCTTCAAAGAAAACAGGGTGCTTAGTAATAAGGCTGCTCTTTCCAGAAAACAACTAATGCGTGCATATTTGATGCCGATTATCACTTATCAGACACAGAGCCTAGTTCAAAACAAAAGTGCCTAGCTTGCCACAAATAAAAGTCATCAGGTATCAGCCTGTTTCCTGGTAACAATAACCTTATTTAATAAGGACTCACTCTTTACGTCCCAGTGTCGTCCTTTGATATCAGTCGCACAATTCAAGTCATATACCCCGTGGCAACAGGGAGGAGAGTTCTTGGGATTCCCCTCCCCTTTGAAGTTTACATGATTAGTGTGTGACGGTCTACTTACCCAATGTAGCCATCTCCCAAAGAACAACACCAAAAGACCAACTACAGAGAAAAGCACTAAGGTCATGAATATGCCCACTGCATGAACATtacttttcttctcttctttttacATGATGAACTTAAAGCAAAAGGGCGTGTCTCCACCTTTCCATGCCTTCGCCCTTGACTGAACCCTATGTCACCAGGCCTCAGCTGCTCAAAGCCCTTAGCCAATGGCCTAGCAAAGTTAATAGAGTAGGGATCGGAAAGGAATACCAATTAAGGTGACGGATTTGCCACATAATCGTAACTAAATGATCTTTACATACACTCCGAATTAAGAATTCAGCAGACGCTGCTCTCGCTCAGGACTTATACGCAAACTATGTAGTCCCGAGTCGAAATTATATTGACAAGTACGAAATCAGCCACTATAACCACTGAAATTATACATCGATTTGAAATAAACTCGCTGATCACGACTTTTAGGGAAACTGACTGAGGTTTTCTGAGCAGTACTTTATCGAAATGAGTTTAAAAGAGTGGGATTTTTTTATACTCACACATCACTTTTGGTGGTGTAGAGGCCTTGATAAAGTGCTTCGGGGGCCATCCATTTTACAGGAAGTTTTTTGGACTTCGCTGAGCTGCTCACATCTTCATAGATTTGTCTCATCAACCCAAAGTCTGACACTTTGATTTGGTTGTCATGGCCAACAAGAACATAACGTGCAGCAAGGTCTCTGTGAACAAGATTTTTTTCGGCAAGATGATTCTAATTTTaagaaggaaagagaaaaatgaaaataagtaCCATAAAACTTCAGTTACCGGGCTACTATTGCCTAGAAAGGCATGGGTGAAGGCGTGAAAATTATAGGAGCCAATAATCAAAAGTGAAATATCACAACTGAACTGATCTTAACGGCTGATTCAAGTTCAGACAAAACATGCCGAATTTGTTCCATCGACTATGACAATTTCTCCTCTAAAAACCATTAATCATCTAGAAAATTaacttatttttcctttatttcttgCTTGTGGAATAGTCTTTGATAACGATTTTTGAAGGATGAAAACAAAACCTGAATGGAAGCAACGTTTctcagaaaataataatatagtaaTTACCATTCCTTTAGCAATTTGCCAAGCAAATAAAAAGAGTTGTTTTGTTCGAAAGTTCTCCTCCTCGTCTTCTTCATCACTGCTGAGATCCTCGTGTATGCTTTCGATTACAGTTGGCATGGCGGGTGAAGGCTTTGCTTGACTTTTTCCTGTTACCTCTTGGCTGCTTAGTAGTTCTTTGTCCTTTACTTTCCACTCCCCATCCTTACGAAAATTTAGAAACAAAATCATTAATGGTCTAGCTTAAGCAACTCGAAGAAACCGTATAGAtcgactca encodes:
- the LOC140925497 gene encoding uncharacterized protein, which encodes MLSAGPFQFAPRPFCHKHRFAFNNEAVDGENSAHKEQVNIAQQSDKDVEVIPSTSAKNQDGEWKVKDKELLSSQEVTGKSQAKPSPAMPTVIESIHEDLSSDEEDEEENFRTKQLFLFAWQIAKGMRRNCHSRWNKFGMFCLNLNQPLRSVQL